GATTACAGCAAGCAGGAAACCGACACCTTCAAGAACGACGTTGACCAGTGGCGCATCGGCGCCGGCTACAACTACGGCATCGCACCGAACACCGACCTGGTGGCTCGTGTTGCGTACCAGAAGTTCGACCTGGAGCATGGCCTGGACTTCAACGGCTACTCCACCGAAGTGGGCCTGCGCACCGCGTTCAACCCGTACCTGGAAGGCTACGCGCTGGCCGGCTACGAGGACTACAGCAAGAAGCACGGCGTCAACCCGGACGGCGAGTTCTACGGCCGCGTCGGCGCCACCGCCAAGTTCACCCCGAACTGGGGCCTGAGCGGCGAAGTGAAGCTGGCCAAGGCCGGTGACCGCGAGTGGTTCGTGGGCCCGCGCTTCACCTGGTAATAAGCAGTACTGCAGTAGAAAAGCGTTACCGGCGTGTGCTCTCTCTCTCTCCCGCACGCCACCCGAAGCCCGGCCTCGCGCCGGGCTTCTTTTTTGCGCAGACCGCGCTCCAGTAGAGCCACGCCATGCGTGGATGCTCTTCGCACCGCGCGTGGCGCTACGATGGACCTCGCGAAGAATCAGTCCACCGCCGTGCCATAACTCTCGGCGAGGATGGCCTTGTACTCGGCCAGTGACGGCAGGCCCATCGCGCTGCGCCGCGCGTCCAGGCCGGGCATGTCTTCGGTGGGGCGCAGGCGCATCACACCATCCTCGCCCCGCACGAACTGGCTGCCGTAGCGCTGCGGCTTGCCCTGGGCCACCAGCACGCGGTCGGTGAGCAGGGCTACGTCGGCACGGTCGGCTTCACCCGTTCTGGCGGCGTGTTCGATCAACGGCAGCACCTCGGCCTGGAAGGCAGGATCCTGGTCGGCGTGCTGCACCAGCAGCCATGCGGCCTTGGCGCCATCACGACCGACCTTCGATCGCGTCGGCCAGCCCTTCGCAGCAATCACGGTTTTCAACCATTGCGCATTGGCCTTGGCCACGGGTGCGGTGTCTTTGAATGCATCGGCGCCCCCGGCCGCGATCGCGGCGTGCTGCGCGGCCTGGTCACGGGCTTCGCGATCCAGCAGTTCCCTGCGCAAGGGTTCATCCATCAGCGCGGCACGCTGTTTCTGGGTCGCTTCCGCGCGCGCCAGCATCTGCGTCCATTCCGGTTCGGCACGCAGGGCATTCAGGCCGGGGCGATCCTTGTGCAGCAGATCATCGAGGGGAAGGCGGTCCTGGCCGAGCACGGCGACGGCGTAGGCCATCGCCGCGGGATGGTCGCCGGCGGCAGCGGTGCATTCGACCAGCAGCAGCTCGCCGCCGTCGGGAAAGCTTGCCCCGTTGCGATACATCGCGCCGAGGGTATCGGCGCAGCCCTTGAAGTCGTCGTTGCCGTAGCGCTGCACTGCGTCGAAAAAGCTGCCGGTGTCGGCGGCGTAGGCGCCGTTGGCCGTGCCCAGCAGCAGCGCAAGCAGTGCCGGTGCCAGGCGGAATGCGTGGATGGATGCCATCGGGTCTTCCTCCATGAAGGGCGTTGCATGGGTAAGGCCATGCTGCCGGTTCCTGCAGTGTGCCAGCGTTGGCCGCTTTGCACGTAGCGCGACGCTTTGCGTGGCAGGGGAAAGCAGCCACGCATGGCGTGGCTCTACTGCAGTTGTGCCTCCAGCTCGGCCAGCCGGTCCAGCCGGTGCTGCCGGCGGCGGCCAGCCCATGCGCCAGCCAGCGCCACCACCACCACGACTGCGCCGTTCAAACCCAGGTTCAGCGCCCAGGTCTGAGGCGGCAGCGCCCCGGGCGCGTCGGGTCCCGCCTGCATCGCGGTGAGCGCCATCCACACCAACCCCGCCCAGACTGCCAGGGAAAGCCAGATGTTGACCCGCCAGATCTGCATCGAGATGCGCGCGCGCTGGCGCTCGAACGCCAGCAGCGCGGCCGGAGCCAGGCCGCGGCTGCGCCACTGTCGCCGCCGCTGCACGAAGATCCAGCCAGCCACGGCCAGCACGAACGCGATCAGGCCCCACAGCAGACCATGCTCGATCAGCTTGCGCGGATCGAGCAGGGCGCGGACGCAGTTGGCCACGGCCACCACGGTGATCAGCAGTTCAATGGCCGATCGCAGGCGGATCCAGCGGCTGCGACGCTCCGCCTCGCGCTGCAGTGCGGCCACATCCCCCGCGGGTGGGGCGGGCTGCTGCTGCCACAGGGCCTGCAGGTCGCTCCACTCCGGGTTGTCGGTTGCCGGTTTCATCGGGTGCCTCCCATCCGCTCACGTAGTTGCCGGCGTGCGCGGCTCAGGCGCTGGGCAACGGTGTTCTCTTCAAGGGCCAGTGCCTGGCCGATCTCGCGCTGCGAAAAGCCCTCCAGGGCAAGAAGCACTACCTGGCGCAGGCCCAATGGCAGCTGCTGTACCGCCCGCAGCAGGGTGTCCTGCTGCTGGGCGCGCGCGGCCTGCTGCTGAGGGTCTGCATCGGGATCGGGAAGGTGGTCGTCCAGCGCGCTGCCGCGATGGCGCTGCTCACTGGCCAGTGCATCCATCGCACGGTTGTGCGCCACCCGCGCGATGAAGGCGCGCAGCGTGCCTTCCTCGCCACGCCAGCGTGGCAGCGCCTGCCACAAGGCGATGCTGATCTCCTGCAGCAGATCGTCGCGACGCGCCGGCTCGCGCGCGTAGCCGCCGGCCATGCGTGCGAGCAGGGGCCAATGCGCCTGCAGCACCTCTGCGATGTCGATGGACTGCGTCCTGCCCACCCGCGCTCCTCAGCCGATGCCGTCCGCGAAGGCGTCGCGGTAGATCCAATAGGATACGTAGCCGAGAAGCAGCAGCGGCAGCAGCAGCCACGGATGGTACGGAAGCGCCAGCAGCAGCACCGCATTGAGCAGCAGGTAGGCACCGAGCGGACGCCAGCCTTCGCGCAGCAGCCGCAGGTTGTCGCGCAGGGCAGCCCGTGCAGGGATGCCATCCAGCAGCGCACGCGGCAGTGTGGTCAGCAGCAGCATGCCCAGCGGCAGGCCGCTGGCCAGCACCAGGGCGATCTGCAGGCGAGTGACCGTGGTGGCCAGCACCGCGCTGTCACCGAGAGCGAAGGCACCCGCGGCCGCAGGCCCGGCCAGCACGCCGGCCATCGCCACCTGGCCGGCGAAGACCACTGCCGAGAGCAGCGCCAGTACCGCGACCGTCGCGGGACGTGCACGCAGCCGGCGGCCAGCCTGCAGCGGCGCGAAGCGCCCACCGCGGACGAACTGATCCAGCATCAGCAGGGCCCACATCGATACCACTGGCACCACCAGCTTGGACACCACGACGCCGGCGACCGGCACGCCCAGCTGCAGCACGAGTTCCACCAGCATCGGCAGCAGCGCCAGCAAGAACAGCCGCAGCGGTGCGCGCCGCAGCATGCCCGCGCTGCGCGCAAGCCAGTGCAGGAGGTGACCGGTGGGCCAGCGGCGGCTTGGTTGAGTGGTGGTGGCAGCGATGTCCGGGGCGTGCATGCGGGCTCCAAGCGGCGTGTAGTGATGATTGAAGACGCCGCCGGCGGAAAAAACCTGACATCGATCTGCACCGCTCCCACGCTCCAGTAGAGCCATGCCATGCGTGGATGCTCTCCCCAGCCACGCATGGCGTGGCTCTACTGCAGCTCCACCATCTGCAGGGGGCTTCC
This genomic stretch from Stenotrophomonas sp. SAU14A_NAIMI4_5 harbors:
- a CDS encoding Ax21 family protein, coding for MNKNSLLALGLLAALPFAASAADGLSYNYVEGGYVNTDAKGGDADGWGVKGSVAVHPNFSVFADYSKQETDTFKNDVDQWRIGAGYNYGIAPNTDLVARVAYQKFDLEHGLDFNGYSTEVGLRTAFNPYLEGYALAGYEDYSKKHGVNPDGEFYGRVGATAKFTPNWGLSGEVKLAKAGDREWFVGPRFTW
- a CDS encoding DUF6624 domain-containing protein, giving the protein MASIHAFRLAPALLALLLGTANGAYAADTGSFFDAVQRYGNDDFKGCADTLGAMYRNGASFPDGGELLLVECTAAAGDHPAAMAYAVAVLGQDRLPLDDLLHKDRPGLNALRAEPEWTQMLARAEATQKQRAALMDEPLRRELLDREARDQAAQHAAIAAGGADAFKDTAPVAKANAQWLKTVIAAKGWPTRSKVGRDGAKAAWLLVQHADQDPAFQAEVLPLIEHAARTGEADRADVALLTDRVLVAQGKPQRYGSQFVRGEDGVMRLRPTEDMPGLDARRSAMGLPSLAEYKAILAESYGTAVD
- a CDS encoding sigma-70 family RNA polymerase sigma factor, translated to MGRTQSIDIAEVLQAHWPLLARMAGGYAREPARRDDLLQEISIALWQALPRWRGEEGTLRAFIARVAHNRAMDALASEQRHRGSALDDHLPDPDADPQQQAARAQQQDTLLRAVQQLPLGLRQVVLLALEGFSQREIGQALALEENTVAQRLSRARRQLRERMGGTR